Proteins encoded within one genomic window of Rhinolophus sinicus isolate RSC01 linkage group LG14, ASM3656204v1, whole genome shotgun sequence:
- the AP4B1 gene encoding AP-4 complex subunit beta-1 isoform X2 → MHMTQGLDVSGVFMEMVKASATVDIVQKKLVYLYMCTYAPLKPDLALLAINTLCKDCSDPNPMVRGLALRSMCSLRMPGVQEYIQQPVLNGLRDKASYVRRVAVLGCAKMHNLHGESEVDGALVNELYSLLRDQDPIVVVNCLRSLEEILKQEGGVVINKPIAHHLLNRMSKLDQWGQAEVLSFLLRYQPRSEEELFDILNLLDSCLKSSSPGVVMGATKLFLILARQFPHVQTDVLVRVKGPLLAACSSESRELCFAALCHVRQILRSLPGHFSSHYKKFFCSYSEPHYIKLQKVEVLCELVNDENVQQVLEELRGYCTDVSADLAQAAVFAIGGIARTYTDQCVQILTELLGLRQEHITTVVVQTFRDLVWLCPQCTEAVCQALPGCEEIIQDGEGKQALIWLLGVHGERIPNAPYVFEDFVDNVKSETFPAVKMELLTALLRLFLSRPAECQDALGRLLHYSIEEEKDMAVRDRGLFYYRLLLAGVDEVKRVLCSPKSDPSLRLLEDQAEKPVNSWASDFNTLVPVYGKARWATICACQGTERRGPDLSNTASFATSGPLIPEENKERAQELPDSGALTLVPNHQLTAEYFEKTWLSLKVAHQQVVPWQGAVHPDTLQMALQVVNIQTIAVSRAGAQPWKAYLSAQEDTGCLFLTELLLEPESLGMQISVKQSEARPETLSSFISVLETVIGTIGDIKS, encoded by the exons at GCACATGACTCAGGGCTTGGACGTGTCTGGTGTTTTCATGGAAATGGTGAAGGCGAGTGCCACTGTAGATATCGTTCAGAAGAAGTTGGTTTATCTGTACATGTGCACGTATGCTCCCCTGAAACCAGATCTGGCTCTCCTGGCCATCAATACACTCTGCAAAGACTGTTCGGACCCCAACCCGATGGTGCGAGGGCTGGCACTACGGAGTATGTGTAGCCTCAG GATGCCGGGTGTGCAGGAATATATCCAACAGCCTGTTCTCAATGGTCTGCGGGATAAGGCTTCATACGTCAGGAGGGTGGCAGTCCTTGGTTGTGCCAAGATGCATAATCTTCACGGAGAATCTGAAGTGG ATGGTGCCCTGGTAAATGAATTATATAGTTTGCTGCGTGACCAGGACCCCATCGTTGTGGTAAACTGCCTGAGGTCTCTAGAGGAAATTCTGAAACAGGAAGGCGGCGTTGTCATCAATAAACCTATCGCCCACCATCTCTTAAATCG CATGTCAAAACTGGACCAGTGGGGCCAGGCTGAAGTGTTGAGCTTCCTGCTGCGCTACCAGCCGCGCAGCGAGGAGGAGCTGTTTGACATCCTCAACCTGCTGGACAGCTGTCTCAAGAGCAGTAGCCCAGGGGTGGTGATGGGAGCCACCAAACTCTTTCTGATCTTGGCCAGACAGTTTCCCCACGTTCAAACCGATGTGCTCGTGCGTGTCAAGGGCCCTCTGCTGGCCGCCTGTTCTTCAGAGAGCCGGGAGCTCTGTTTCGCTGCCCTGTGCCACGTGCGGCAGATCCTGCGCAGTTTGCCCGGCCACTTCAGCAGCCACTACAAGAAGTTCTTTTGCTCCTACTCGGAGCCGCACTACATCAAGCTGCAGAAGGTGGaggtgctgtgtgagctggtgaacGACGAGAACGTGCAGCAGGTGCTCGAGGAGCTCCGAGGGTACTGCACCGATGTGTCCGCCGACTTGGCGCAGGCGGCAGTCTTTGCCATAG GTGGTATTGCCAGGACCTACACAGATCAGTGCGTGCAGATTCTGACAGAGTTGCTGGGGCTACGGCAAGAGCACATCACCACAG TGGTGGTGCAGACTTTCCGAGACCTGGTTTGGTTGTGTCCTCAGTGTACGGAAGCTGTGTGTCAGGCCCTGCCCGGCTGTGAGGAGATCATTCAAGATGGCGAG GGGAAGCAGGCACTTATTTGGCTACTTGGTGTCCACGGGGAAAGAATTCCCAATGCGCCTTATGTGTTCGAAGACTTCGTCGACAACGTGAAGTCAGAGACATTCCCAGCTGTTAAGATGGAGCTCCTCACTGCCCTGCTGCGCCTTTTCCTCTCGCGGCCGGCTGAGTGCCAGGACGCGCTGGGGCGGCTGTTGCATTACAGCATAG aggaagaaaaggacatGGCAGTACGAGACCGAGGGCTCTTCTATTACCGCCTCCTCTTAGCTGGCGTTGATGAAGTTAAGCGGGTCCTGTGCAGCCCTAAGTCTGACCCTTCTCTTCGACTTTTGGAGGATCAGGCAGAAAAGCCTGTGAATAGCTGGGCCTCAGACTTCAACACACTGGTGCCAGTATATGGCAAAGCCCGCTGGGCCACCATCTGTGCGTGCCAGGGGACAGAGCGTCGTGGCCCAGACCTTTCTAACACTGCATCCTTCGCCACATCAG GACCCCTGATTCCTGAAGAGAACAAGGAGAGAGCACAAGAACTCCCTGACTCGGGAGCCCTCACGCTGGTCCCCAATCACCAGCTCACTGCTGAGTATTTCGAGAAAACTTGGCTTAGCCTCAAAGTGGCCCATCAGCAAGTGGTCCCTTGGCAGGGAGCAGTCCATCCCGACACCCTCCAGATGGCTCTGCAGGTGGTGAACATCCAGACCATCGCAGTGAGCAGGGCAGGGGCTCAGCCATGGAAAGCCTACCTCAGTGCCCAGGAGGACACTGGCTGTCTGTTCTTAACAGAGCTGCTGTTAGAGCCCGAGAGCTTGGGAATGCAGATCTCTGTGAAACAAAGTGAGGCGAGGCCGGAGACCCTGAgcagttttatttctgtattagAAACTGTGATTGGAACAATCGGAGACATAAAATCCTAA
- the AP4B1 gene encoding AP-4 complex subunit beta-1 isoform X3: protein MPYLGSEDVVKELKKALCNPHIQADRLRYRNVIQRVISMSKLDQWGQAEVLSFLLRYQPRSEEELFDILNLLDSCLKSSSPGVVMGATKLFLILARQFPHVQTDVLVRVKGPLLAACSSESRELCFAALCHVRQILRSLPGHFSSHYKKFFCSYSEPHYIKLQKVEVLCELVNDENVQQVLEELRGYCTDVSADLAQAAVFAIGGIARTYTDQCVQILTELLGLRQEHITTVVVQTFRDLVWLCPQCTEAVCQALPGCEEIIQDGEGKQALIWLLGVHGERIPNAPYVFEDFVDNVKSETFPAVKMELLTALLRLFLSRPAECQDALGRLLHYSIEEEKDMAVRDRGLFYYRLLLAGVDEVKRVLCSPKSDPSLRLLEDQAEKPVNSWASDFNTLVPVYGKARWATICACQGTERRGPDLSNTASFATSGPLIPEENKERAQELPDSGALTLVPNHQLTAEYFEKTWLSLKVAHQQVVPWQGAVHPDTLQMALQVVNIQTIAVSRAGAQPWKAYLSAQEDTGCLFLTELLLEPESLGMQISVKQSEARPETLSSFISVLETVIGTIGDIKS from the exons ATGCCATACCTGGGCTCCGAGGACGTGGTCAAGGAGCTGAAGAAGGCTCTGTGTAACCCTCACATTCAGGCCGATAGGCTGCGCTACCGGAATGTCATCCAGCGAGTGATTAG CATGTCAAAACTGGACCAGTGGGGCCAGGCTGAAGTGTTGAGCTTCCTGCTGCGCTACCAGCCGCGCAGCGAGGAGGAGCTGTTTGACATCCTCAACCTGCTGGACAGCTGTCTCAAGAGCAGTAGCCCAGGGGTGGTGATGGGAGCCACCAAACTCTTTCTGATCTTGGCCAGACAGTTTCCCCACGTTCAAACCGATGTGCTCGTGCGTGTCAAGGGCCCTCTGCTGGCCGCCTGTTCTTCAGAGAGCCGGGAGCTCTGTTTCGCTGCCCTGTGCCACGTGCGGCAGATCCTGCGCAGTTTGCCCGGCCACTTCAGCAGCCACTACAAGAAGTTCTTTTGCTCCTACTCGGAGCCGCACTACATCAAGCTGCAGAAGGTGGaggtgctgtgtgagctggtgaacGACGAGAACGTGCAGCAGGTGCTCGAGGAGCTCCGAGGGTACTGCACCGATGTGTCCGCCGACTTGGCGCAGGCGGCAGTCTTTGCCATAG GTGGTATTGCCAGGACCTACACAGATCAGTGCGTGCAGATTCTGACAGAGTTGCTGGGGCTACGGCAAGAGCACATCACCACAG TGGTGGTGCAGACTTTCCGAGACCTGGTTTGGTTGTGTCCTCAGTGTACGGAAGCTGTGTGTCAGGCCCTGCCCGGCTGTGAGGAGATCATTCAAGATGGCGAG GGGAAGCAGGCACTTATTTGGCTACTTGGTGTCCACGGGGAAAGAATTCCCAATGCGCCTTATGTGTTCGAAGACTTCGTCGACAACGTGAAGTCAGAGACATTCCCAGCTGTTAAGATGGAGCTCCTCACTGCCCTGCTGCGCCTTTTCCTCTCGCGGCCGGCTGAGTGCCAGGACGCGCTGGGGCGGCTGTTGCATTACAGCATAG aggaagaaaaggacatGGCAGTACGAGACCGAGGGCTCTTCTATTACCGCCTCCTCTTAGCTGGCGTTGATGAAGTTAAGCGGGTCCTGTGCAGCCCTAAGTCTGACCCTTCTCTTCGACTTTTGGAGGATCAGGCAGAAAAGCCTGTGAATAGCTGGGCCTCAGACTTCAACACACTGGTGCCAGTATATGGCAAAGCCCGCTGGGCCACCATCTGTGCGTGCCAGGGGACAGAGCGTCGTGGCCCAGACCTTTCTAACACTGCATCCTTCGCCACATCAG GACCCCTGATTCCTGAAGAGAACAAGGAGAGAGCACAAGAACTCCCTGACTCGGGAGCCCTCACGCTGGTCCCCAATCACCAGCTCACTGCTGAGTATTTCGAGAAAACTTGGCTTAGCCTCAAAGTGGCCCATCAGCAAGTGGTCCCTTGGCAGGGAGCAGTCCATCCCGACACCCTCCAGATGGCTCTGCAGGTGGTGAACATCCAGACCATCGCAGTGAGCAGGGCAGGGGCTCAGCCATGGAAAGCCTACCTCAGTGCCCAGGAGGACACTGGCTGTCTGTTCTTAACAGAGCTGCTGTTAGAGCCCGAGAGCTTGGGAATGCAGATCTCTGTGAAACAAAGTGAGGCGAGGCCGGAGACCCTGAgcagttttatttctgtattagAAACTGTGATTGGAACAATCGGAGACATAAAATCCTAA
- the AP4B1 gene encoding AP-4 complex subunit beta-1 isoform X1, whose product MPYLGSEDVVKELKKALCNPHIQADRLRYRNVIQRVIRHMTQGLDVSGVFMEMVKASATVDIVQKKLVYLYMCTYAPLKPDLALLAINTLCKDCSDPNPMVRGLALRSMCSLRMPGVQEYIQQPVLNGLRDKASYVRRVAVLGCAKMHNLHGESEVDGALVNELYSLLRDQDPIVVVNCLRSLEEILKQEGGVVINKPIAHHLLNRMSKLDQWGQAEVLSFLLRYQPRSEEELFDILNLLDSCLKSSSPGVVMGATKLFLILARQFPHVQTDVLVRVKGPLLAACSSESRELCFAALCHVRQILRSLPGHFSSHYKKFFCSYSEPHYIKLQKVEVLCELVNDENVQQVLEELRGYCTDVSADLAQAAVFAIGGIARTYTDQCVQILTELLGLRQEHITTVVVQTFRDLVWLCPQCTEAVCQALPGCEEIIQDGEGKQALIWLLGVHGERIPNAPYVFEDFVDNVKSETFPAVKMELLTALLRLFLSRPAECQDALGRLLHYSIEEEKDMAVRDRGLFYYRLLLAGVDEVKRVLCSPKSDPSLRLLEDQAEKPVNSWASDFNTLVPVYGKARWATICACQGTERRGPDLSNTASFATSGPLIPEENKERAQELPDSGALTLVPNHQLTAEYFEKTWLSLKVAHQQVVPWQGAVHPDTLQMALQVVNIQTIAVSRAGAQPWKAYLSAQEDTGCLFLTELLLEPESLGMQISVKQSEARPETLSSFISVLETVIGTIGDIKS is encoded by the exons ATGCCATACCTGGGCTCCGAGGACGTGGTCAAGGAGCTGAAGAAGGCTCTGTGTAACCCTCACATTCAGGCCGATAGGCTGCGCTACCGGAATGTCATCCAGCGAGTGATTAG GCACATGACTCAGGGCTTGGACGTGTCTGGTGTTTTCATGGAAATGGTGAAGGCGAGTGCCACTGTAGATATCGTTCAGAAGAAGTTGGTTTATCTGTACATGTGCACGTATGCTCCCCTGAAACCAGATCTGGCTCTCCTGGCCATCAATACACTCTGCAAAGACTGTTCGGACCCCAACCCGATGGTGCGAGGGCTGGCACTACGGAGTATGTGTAGCCTCAG GATGCCGGGTGTGCAGGAATATATCCAACAGCCTGTTCTCAATGGTCTGCGGGATAAGGCTTCATACGTCAGGAGGGTGGCAGTCCTTGGTTGTGCCAAGATGCATAATCTTCACGGAGAATCTGAAGTGG ATGGTGCCCTGGTAAATGAATTATATAGTTTGCTGCGTGACCAGGACCCCATCGTTGTGGTAAACTGCCTGAGGTCTCTAGAGGAAATTCTGAAACAGGAAGGCGGCGTTGTCATCAATAAACCTATCGCCCACCATCTCTTAAATCG CATGTCAAAACTGGACCAGTGGGGCCAGGCTGAAGTGTTGAGCTTCCTGCTGCGCTACCAGCCGCGCAGCGAGGAGGAGCTGTTTGACATCCTCAACCTGCTGGACAGCTGTCTCAAGAGCAGTAGCCCAGGGGTGGTGATGGGAGCCACCAAACTCTTTCTGATCTTGGCCAGACAGTTTCCCCACGTTCAAACCGATGTGCTCGTGCGTGTCAAGGGCCCTCTGCTGGCCGCCTGTTCTTCAGAGAGCCGGGAGCTCTGTTTCGCTGCCCTGTGCCACGTGCGGCAGATCCTGCGCAGTTTGCCCGGCCACTTCAGCAGCCACTACAAGAAGTTCTTTTGCTCCTACTCGGAGCCGCACTACATCAAGCTGCAGAAGGTGGaggtgctgtgtgagctggtgaacGACGAGAACGTGCAGCAGGTGCTCGAGGAGCTCCGAGGGTACTGCACCGATGTGTCCGCCGACTTGGCGCAGGCGGCAGTCTTTGCCATAG GTGGTATTGCCAGGACCTACACAGATCAGTGCGTGCAGATTCTGACAGAGTTGCTGGGGCTACGGCAAGAGCACATCACCACAG TGGTGGTGCAGACTTTCCGAGACCTGGTTTGGTTGTGTCCTCAGTGTACGGAAGCTGTGTGTCAGGCCCTGCCCGGCTGTGAGGAGATCATTCAAGATGGCGAG GGGAAGCAGGCACTTATTTGGCTACTTGGTGTCCACGGGGAAAGAATTCCCAATGCGCCTTATGTGTTCGAAGACTTCGTCGACAACGTGAAGTCAGAGACATTCCCAGCTGTTAAGATGGAGCTCCTCACTGCCCTGCTGCGCCTTTTCCTCTCGCGGCCGGCTGAGTGCCAGGACGCGCTGGGGCGGCTGTTGCATTACAGCATAG aggaagaaaaggacatGGCAGTACGAGACCGAGGGCTCTTCTATTACCGCCTCCTCTTAGCTGGCGTTGATGAAGTTAAGCGGGTCCTGTGCAGCCCTAAGTCTGACCCTTCTCTTCGACTTTTGGAGGATCAGGCAGAAAAGCCTGTGAATAGCTGGGCCTCAGACTTCAACACACTGGTGCCAGTATATGGCAAAGCCCGCTGGGCCACCATCTGTGCGTGCCAGGGGACAGAGCGTCGTGGCCCAGACCTTTCTAACACTGCATCCTTCGCCACATCAG GACCCCTGATTCCTGAAGAGAACAAGGAGAGAGCACAAGAACTCCCTGACTCGGGAGCCCTCACGCTGGTCCCCAATCACCAGCTCACTGCTGAGTATTTCGAGAAAACTTGGCTTAGCCTCAAAGTGGCCCATCAGCAAGTGGTCCCTTGGCAGGGAGCAGTCCATCCCGACACCCTCCAGATGGCTCTGCAGGTGGTGAACATCCAGACCATCGCAGTGAGCAGGGCAGGGGCTCAGCCATGGAAAGCCTACCTCAGTGCCCAGGAGGACACTGGCTGTCTGTTCTTAACAGAGCTGCTGTTAGAGCCCGAGAGCTTGGGAATGCAGATCTCTGTGAAACAAAGTGAGGCGAGGCCGGAGACCCTGAgcagttttatttctgtattagAAACTGTGATTGGAACAATCGGAGACATAAAATCCTAA